GCGGCCGGCCATTCGCCGCGCGATTTCTACCTCGGGCTGCCGCTGCTCGAATTGTTCGAAGCCGTGCTCTGAGCGGTCGACGGCCTTTTTGCGGCAAAAACCGTCAGTGTTCCTTGCCGTCGATGCGCGGCTGCAGCAGGGCGGGAACGTGGCGGATGGCGAGAATGGCGTAGCAGGCAAACCAGCAGGCGGCGGCGAGCTGGATCCAGAGAAGGTAGAGGGCAGGATAAAGCTGCGGCAGCACGATGCGTAGTGCGAGCGCGCCGAGCATGATGTACAGCGTCGCCTTGTCGAGCGTATCAAAGACGACCTTGCGCCCGGTGTGGCCCTGGCTGATGCGGATCAGCATGGCCGGAATGACGCAGCCCATGGCGCCGAAGGTGAATAGGTGCACCGAGACACTGCCGACCCAGACGAAATTGACGACATGACCCAGCGCTTCGATCAGCAACTGGCCGACGATGGCCAGGTAGCCGACGTACATGATGCCGATGTCGATGCGGCGCAGCGCGAGCTGCGGTTTCCAGAACACGAAGCGGATGCCGAGCAGCACGGCGAGCGTCAGCGAGAGCGCAGCGGTCAACGGTCGTGGCAGGGCCATTTCCATGACCAGGATCAGGCCGAGCAGCTTGATCGCCATGTCCAGTAGCGGGTGGCGCAGGATCTGCGCCTGGAAGGCCGCTTTCATGAACCCGGTCAGCGTGCGTTCGAGCATGACGAGAAAGGCGAGGCGGAAGAGCCCCATGCTCATGCTGTAGCCGGCCGTGAAGTTGTCACCGTTGAGCATCAGGTACTTGGCGACCAGGAAGGCGGGCAGGATGATCAGGAAAAAGGCGTTGTCGCGGTAGCTGTCGCGTGCCCGGTGACGGATCAGCGTCCACATCAGCATGCCGCTGATACAGCCGAGGAAGGCGTTGTTGGAGAGCAGGAAGAGGGCGCGCGGCCAGGCGCCGCCGCAACTCATGCCGAGGCGCTCGAACAGCCAGGCGGCGGCGAGCAGCATCAGGGCCGGGCCGTGATAGCCGCGGATATTCACCCAGTTCTTGGTCGAGGTCAGCAGGAAACCGCCGAGCACCGCCCAGCCGAAACCGAAGAACATCTCATGGGCGTGCCACTGGACCGGTGTGAA
The DNA window shown above is from Quatrionicoccus australiensis and carries:
- a CDS encoding NnrS family protein, yielding MQLAKHPLWLAGFRPFFTLACLAGMTLPVAWALIFSGLLAAPDNAFTPVQWHAHEMFFGFGWAVLGGFLLTSTKNWVNIRGYHGPALMLLAAAWLFERLGMSCGGAWPRALFLLSNNAFLGCISGMLMWTLIRHRARDSYRDNAFFLIILPAFLVAKYLMLNGDNFTAGYSMSMGLFRLAFLVMLERTLTGFMKAAFQAQILRHPLLDMAIKLLGLILVMEMALPRPLTAALSLTLAVLLGIRFVFWKPQLALRRIDIGIMYVGYLAIVGQLLIEALGHVVNFVWVGSVSVHLFTFGAMGCVIPAMLIRISQGHTGRKVVFDTLDKATLYIMLGALALRIVLPQLYPALYLLWIQLAAACWFACYAILAIRHVPALLQPRIDGKEH